Proteins encoded by one window of Lathyrus oleraceus cultivar Zhongwan6 chromosome 1, CAAS_Psat_ZW6_1.0, whole genome shotgun sequence:
- the LOC127119581 gene encoding uncharacterized protein LOC127119581 has translation MHKEEENEESAMDSLLCPSFSVYSSNNLNDVAQQVIIENDYSHFQNDNDNFEFVAFRKTADEAFFDHRRCNRTQGVFSISKRDDAAESLIPLRDLMGRDDDRRNSDAADISVQSLSEVEDELDAVPPVSYCFWTPKSPMTSPLASPIKCKKSNSTGSSSNSSSSKRWKFLSLLRRSKSDVSEVENSKVKSGGKGNAEKNIAIIAETKTPVTERKIPAPITAMEAFYLRKKEIKRKSYLPYNQELIGFGVGHAIIGRGFPLHV, from the coding sequence ATGCATAAAGAAGAAGAAAACGAAGAGAGTGCAATGGACTCTTTGTTGTGTCCAAGTTTCAGCGTTTATTCTTCTAATAACTTAAACGACGTCGCTCAACAAGTTATCATCGAAAACGACTACTCACACTTCCAAAACGACAACGACAATTTCGAATTCGTCGCCTTTCGAAAAACCGCTGATGAAGCTTTCTTCGATCACCGCCGCTGCAATAGAACTCAAGGCGTTTTCTCCATCTCCAAACGTGATGACGCGGCGGAGAGTTTAATTCCGTTACGGGATCTGATGGGCCGCGATGATGACAGAAGAAATTCCGACGCGGCGGATATTTCGGTTCAGTCTTTGTCGGAGGTGGAAGACGAACTTGATGCGGTTCCGCCGGTGTCGTATTGCTTTTGGACACCGAAATCTCCGATGACATCGCCGTTGGCTTCTCCGATCAAATGCAAGAAAAGCAATTCCACTGGTTCGTCTTCGAATTCTTCATCTTCGAAGCGATGGAAGTTTCTGAGTTTACTCCGGAGAAGTAAAAGCGACGTAAGCGAAGTGGAGAATTCGAAGGTGAAAAGCGGTGGAAAAGGAAACGCAGAGAAAAACATAGCGATAATTGCCGAGACAAAGACTCCGGTAACGGAGAGGAAAATTCCGGCACCGATAACGGCAATGGAAGCGTTTTATCTACGAAAGAAAGAGATTAAGAGAAAATCATATTTACCGTATAATCAAGAGTTAATTGGTTTCGGTGTTGGTCATGCTATTATTGGAAGAGGTTTTCCTCTTCATGTTTGA